The window ACGAAGCCGTGTTCCACGCCGGTGCGGCCCTGCTCCGGTTGGGAACACCACTGCTTGCCACATGCGATCCACGAACGATCATGCTCTGGGACCTCCGGAGTCGAAAGCTGGTCGGCAGACTCGGTGGTGACAATGACATTGTCGGGGATCTGACCGAGGTCCAGGTGGGCCCCGCCGACCGGCCCCGGATCCTGCTTGCCGTGGCGCACTGTGACGGCTCGCTGCGACTGTGGAACCCTCTCAGCCCTGCCGAACCGCTCGCCGTCCTCGACCTCGACATGGCCGCCGAGACCATTGTCTCGTCGGGGACCAAGCTCTGCCTGGTCAACGAAGAGGGCGCACTCTGTATCGACGTCGGCGGCATCGTGTGTCCTTGAGAGACTCACCCACCCCCGCGCCCCGCCTCGCCCCGGCCCGTAATTCGATGCCCTGGCAGCCGCCGCAGCGGGATCATGAAGGCCCGGGCGCGCCCGCCCGCCCGCGCCCCGACACCCGAGGAGCCGTTCGACATGTCAGTGCCCGCCGATCCCACGGTGCTCCATCCGATGCCCGGGCAGCCACGGGTTGTGCTGCTCAGGCCGTTGGTGAAGTCCCCGTTGATAGAGGTGGGGGAGTACTCCTACTACGACGACCCCGACGACCCGACCGCGTTCGAGACGCGCAACGTCCTCTATCACTACGGGCCGGAGAAGCTGGTCATCGGGAAGTTCTGTGCGCTGGGCACGGGGGTGCGGTTCATCATGAACGGCGCCAACCACCGGATGGACGGTCCCTCGACGTTCCCGTTCCCCACCATGGGCGGTTCCTGGGCCGAGCACTTCGACCTGCTCACCGGTCTGCCGAACAGGGGTGACACGGTCGTCGGCAACGACGTCTGGTTCGGTCACGGCACGACGGTGATGCCCGGGGTACGGATCGGACACGGCGCGATCATCGGCGCCGGTGCCGTGGTCACCACGGACGTGCCCGACTACGGCATCGTCGGTGGCAACCCGGCCCGGCTCATCCGCACCCGCTTCAGCGACGACGAGATCGACCGGCTCCTCGCGGTGGCCTGGTGGGACTGGCCCGCGGAGCACATCACCGGGCACGTACGGACGATCATGTCGGGCAACATCGCGGAGCTGGAGGCCGCCGCCCCGGACCGCGCGTGAAGGGGCGGACCCCCGGTCTCCCGGGACCCGCCCCTTCACTCCCCTCCGGGATGCCCCCGGTCCGTCACTACCGGGGCAGCACCACTACATACGCGGCCGGGTCGCGGTCCGCTGAAGCCATCAGGGCCGTACGTACGACCGTTGCCTGCTGTTCCATCGAGTCCCGGAGCTTCTTCGGGGTGATGTGGACGACCGTGATGCCGAGCCGCTCCAGGTGCTCGCGCTTGCGGGCGTACTCGGACCACATGGCGTCCTCGTCCTGGCGGGGCGCGCGCGTGTCGAGTTCGAGGGCGACCGCGTGGTCGGGCCAGTACGCGTCGAGACCGCCGAGGTGCGGGCCGCCGGGCAGACGGAGGTCCACGTTCCAGACCGGGTCCGGCAGACCGTGCTCCTGGACCATGCGGTAGAGGCGGTCCTCCGCGATGGCCCGTCCCTCGGCGAGCAGCGAGTCGACGGCGTCCACGACGTGCGGGCGGCTCAGCAGCCGCGCCTGCGTCAACTCCTTGACCACGGCGGCCGGTTCGCAGTGCCCGCCGCGTACGGCCTCGGTGAGCAGCCGGCGTACGACACCGGCGTCCGCGAGGTCGGCGACCGCGTCGGCCAGGGCGCGCGGGACGGGGGCCACCGGGATGCCGGTGATCTGCTGGGGCTCCGGCATGCCCGGCGTACGGACGATACGGACGCAGCCCGTCGAACGCAGCCGGCGCAGACGCGGGACGAGAACGTCGATGCGGTCCAGTGAGAGAAGCGGGGGCGCCGAGGAGAAGCGGTGCAGGGCCAGCGCCGCCAGGCCGGTGATCATCGCGTCGGTGTACCGCTGCGGGGCGTGCGGCTCACCGGCGCCGGGCTGGGTGGGGACCGCAGGTTCGGTGGCGGGGGAGCGGGCCGCGTACAGCAGGACCGCGTGCAGCCGCTCCTCGCTGGTGGCCGGGCCCGGGCGGAGCAGGTACACGCCCGGCAGAAGCTGCTGCCAGGTGCCGCCCGGCCTGCACTGCGCGTTGATGTCGGCGGTGCTCACGCCCTGCGAGCGCAGCTGGGCGGTGGTCAGGACACGGAGCTGAACGTCGGACAGGTGGCGGAGGGGCCGGGGGGAGAGCGGGGTGTTGTGGTTCATGACCCGAGGATTTCCCGCCCCCGATCCCCCTCCTAACCGCTGTTACACGCCCGTCGACAAAACCGGACAAGCTCGCCCTAAAGTGCAAGCGTTCGACTGCCGAAACCCCCTGGTCCGTACGGGGGTCACGGCACCGATTACCCGCATTCCGTAACTGTTATGGACGGAACGAAAGTCAACAGCGTGAGCGAGAAGCCCCGTTAGGGGCGCGGGGAACCGCGCAGTCTTTTGGCTTTCAGGGGCGCGGGGAACTGCGCGACCAGCCCCCACCCACCCGCACCCGACAACGAACCGCACATCCCAAGCCCCACTCAACCGGCGGCACCCACATCACACGCCTGCCCCCGCAGGGCCCGCGCCAGATCATCCCGAGCCTCCAGAACCAGCCGCCGAAGAGCAGGCGCAGCCGCCCCCCGCGCGGCAAGCCACGCATCGGCCGCCGACAACGTCTCCCGAGAATCCTGCAGCGAAGGGAACAGCCCCCTCACCACATCCATCCCGATCTGGATCGACCGCTCACCCCACACCCGCTCGATCACCTCGAAGTACTTCGACGCGTACGCAGCGGTCAGCTCCCGGTGCGACGACTGGGCGAAGCCCGCGATCGTCGCCTCGACCAGCGCGTTGGACAGCGAGTCCGACTCGACGACGGCCGCCCACGCCTGCGCCTTGACCGCCGCGGACGGCCGCGCGGCCAGACACCGCACCTGATGCCGCTTGCCCGACGCCGTGTCGTCCCGCGCCAGCTCGGCCGCGATGACACCCTCGTCCGCGACCCCGTGCGCGGCGAGCGGCTCCAGGAACGCCCAGCGCAGCTCCTGGTCCACCTCGAGCCCGTCGATCTTCGCCGTGCCCTCCAACAGCCCCTGGAGCAACTGGAGATCGGCCTCGCCCGACGCGACGGCGGCGAAGAACCGCGCCCACGTCAGCTGGTGCTGGCTGCCGGGTTCGGTCAGCCGCAGTTCGCGCAGCGCACCTTCGGCGAGGAGCCGTCCGCCCTCCTCCCGCCACCCGGGCGCCGCGTAGAAGGTGAGCGCGGAGTTCGCCCACGCGTGCAGCATCTGGAGCACGCCGATGTCGGTCTCGCGGCCCGCGAAGCGCAGGACCAGGTCGATGAAGTCCCGGGCGGGCATGAGCGCGTCGCGGGTCAGGTTCCACAGGGCCGACCAGCACAGGGCGCGGGCCAGCGGGTCGGTGATGTCGCCCAGACCGTCCCGCAGGGCGGCCAACGAGCCCTCGTCGAACCGGATCTTGCAGTACGTCAGGTCGTCGTCGTTCACGAGCACCAGGTCGGGGGCCTCCGTGCCCACCAGCTCCCCGACGACCGTACGCGGACCCTCGACGTCGACCTCGGCGCGCGCGTACCGCTCCACCGCCCCGTCGGGCGACCGCCGGTACAGGCCCACCGCCACCCGGTGCGGCCGCAGTTCGGGATGCGACTCGGCGGCTTCCTGGAGGATCGCCAGCTCGGTGACGCGCCCCTCCGCGTTCAGAATCACCTGTGGGGTAAGGGAGTTGACCCCGGCCGTCTGCAGCCAGGACCGCGACCAGGTGGCCATGTCGCGCCCGCTGGTCTCCTCCAGGACCGACAGCAGATCACCGAGCCGCGTGTTCCCGTACGCGTTCCGCTTGAAGTAGCGGCGGGCGCCCTCCAGGAACGCGTCCCGGCCGACGTAGGCGACCAGCTGCTTGAGGACGGAAGCGCCCTTGGCGTACGTGATCCCGTCGAAGTTGAGCTTGGCGTCCTCCAGGTCACGGATGTCGGCCGTGATCGGGTGCGTGGAGGGCAGCTGGTCGGCGCGGTACGCCCAGGACTTGCGGTTGTTGGCGAAGGTGATCCAGCCGTTCGTGAAGCGGGTCGCCTCGACCATCGAGAACGTGCCCATGAAGTCCGCGAAGGACTCCTTCAGCCACAGGTCGTCCCACCACACCATGGTCACCAGGTCGCCGAACCACATGTGGGCCATCTCGTGCAGGATCACGTTCGCCCGGCGCTCGTACGACGCCTGTGTCACCCTGCCGCGGAAGATGAACTCCTCGCGGAAGGTGACGAGCCCCGGGTTCTCCATCGCGCCGAGGTTGTACTCCGGCACGAACGCCTGGTCGTACTTCCCGAACGGGTACGGGTAGTCGAAGTGGTCGTGGAAGAAGTCCAGCCCCTGCTTGGTGACGAGGAAGACGTCGTCTGAGTCGAAGTGCCGGGCCAGGCCCTTGCGGCACATCGCGCCGAGCGGGATCTCCAGGCGCGTACCGTCCTCGAAGACGCGCTCGTAGGAGTCCGTCACATAGTGGTACGGGCCCGCGACGAACGCCGTGATGTACGTCGAGATGGGCTTGGTCTCGGCGAACTTCCAGACCCCGTCGGCGAGTTCACCGACGCCGTTGCTCCACACGACCCAGCCCTCGGGGGCCCGCACCTCGAACCGGAAGGGCGCCTTGAGGTCCGGCTGCTCGAAGTTCGCGAAGACACGGCGGGAGTCGGCCGGCTCGTACTGCGTGTAGAGGTAGACCTCGCCGTCCTCCGGGTCGACGAAGCGGTGCATGCCCTCGCCGGTGCGGCTGTAGGCGCACTGGGCGTCGACGACCAGCTCGTTGTCCTCGGCGAGGTCCTCCAGGAGGATGCGCGAGCCGTCGAAGACCGCGCCCGGGTCGAGGTCCCTGCCGTTCAGCGAGACGGCCGTGACGCTCGGGGCGATCAGGTCCGCGAAGGTCGTGGCACCCGGCTCGGCGCTGCGGAAGCGGATCGTCGTCACCGACCGGAAGGTGCGCGGCCCGGCGTCCGTGTCGCCCACCGCGGAGCGCAGGTCCAGGGACACCTCGTACCCCTCGACGGACAGCAGTGCGGCCCGCTCGCGGGCCTCGTCGCGGGACAGATTCTCACCGGGCACGGGCGGCACTCCCTCGTGGCGTCATGGATACGCGTCGGGTACGCGTCTGGGTACGCGTGAACAGCACCGATCCTGCCATGTGCCCCTGACCCCGGACACCCGGGAATGGCACAGGTGACCGGTTGCGTTGGGGCTGAGGGACACGACCGAGAACCCCCGAGACCCGCACCGGGATCCGTACCGAGGAGAAGCATGTCCGAGCAGACCGCGCAGACCGCCGGCAAGACCCCCGTCGACTTCTGGTTCGACCCGCTCTGCCCCTGGGCGTGGATGACCTCACGGTGGGTCCTGGAGGTGGAGAAGGTCCGGGACATCAAGGTCCGCTGGCACCTGATGAGCCTCGCCGTACTGAACGAGGACAAGCTCGACGACCTGCCCGAGGAGTACCGCGAGTTCCTCGGCACGAAGGCGTGGGGCCCGGTCCGCGTCGTCATCGCGGCCCAGGAGGAGCACGGCCCCGAGGTGCTCGGTGATCTCTACACCGCGCTCGGCACCCGCTTCCACAACCAGGGCGAGGGCCCCGGCAAGGAGATCGTCGCCGCCGCCCTGAAGGACGTCGGCCTGCCCGAGTCCCTCCTGGACCACTGGGACGAGACCCCGTACGAGCCCCAGCTGCGCGCCTCCCACAAGGAGGGCATAGACAAGGTCGGCCAGGAGGTCGGCACCCCCGTCATCGCGGTCCCCGGCTCCGACGGCGAGCAGATCGCCTTCTTCGGCCCGGTCGTCACCCCGGCCCCCAAGGGCGACGAGGCCGGCAAGCTGTGGGACGGCACGCTGATGGTCGCCTCGATACCGGGCTTCTACGAGATCAAGCGCACGCGGACCAAGGGCCCGGACTTCAGCAACCTCTGACCGGGGGAGCCGGCAGCGGCGGGCTCAGGTCGGGTCGGGCAGCCGGAGGGGCTCCTTGAAGGGCTTCTCCCTGAAGTAGTGCCGCAGGTTGCGGCACTGCTTCTCCCCGTCGGCGAGGAGCGCCTCGCACACCATGAATCCGTCCACGTTCTTCCTGCCCGTCTCCTTCTTCAGCCAGTCCGCTTCCGGGGGTTTCAGGAAGCGGTGCTCCTCTTGAAGGCTCTTGCAGGTGGCGCAGCTCTTCTTCGGCACCCCGTAACCATCACCCGGAGCCTCCCGTACCGGAAGCCCTTCGCAGCAGTCCCCGCTCCATCGCCACCACCACCGCCCGCGTCCGGTCGTTCACGTCCAGCTTGGCGAACAGCCGCAGGAGGTGGGTCTTCACGGTGGCCTCGGCGATGACAAGACGGGCGCCGATCTCGGCGTTGGTGAGACCGTCCGCGACGGCGTTCAGGACGTCGGCCTCGCGAGCCGTCAGCGGCGGCTGGGCGGGTCGGCGCATACGGGCGACCAGCTTCTCGGCCACCCGCGGGGCGAGGACCGTCTCGCCCCGCGCCGCCGCGTGGATCGCGTCGACGAGCTGTTCGCGCGTGGTGTCCTTGAGCAGATAGCCGATGGCGCCGGCCTCCACCCCGCGCTCGATCTCGGCGTCGGTGTCGTACGTCGTGAGGATCAGGACCCGGGTGCGGGGGTGGGACGCCACGATCTCGGCCGTCGTTGCCACCCCGTCCAGCACCGGCATCCGCAGATCCACCAGCGCCAGATCGGGTTCGTGCGCGGCGACGAGGTCGAGCGCCGCCCGGCCGTCGCCGGCCTCGCCGACGATCTCGATGCTCGGCTCGGAGGCCAGCAGGGCCACGACACCGGCCCGCATCACCGTGTGATCGTCGACCACGACGATCCGCAGCGTTTTGGGGGTCATGTCGTTGCCCCGCCTTCGGCGGGGCCCGCCATGGAGGTCGCCGTGTCCGGCGGGACGTTTGTGGGTGCGGGTTCGTTGTGGCTGGTCGCGCAGTTCCCCGCGCCCCTAGGGGGCGGGGGTTCGGCCTGGCCTTCAGGGACGCTGGGAACCGCGCGACCAGCCCCCACACACCCGCGGTCGCCGACTGCCGCGTCCCCCGGAATCCCTGGCGCGGGGCCCGGCGGGGCCTCCGTCCCGTCCCCCGGAATCGTCGCCAGTACCCGCGTCCCGTCGCCCACCGAACTCGTCACCGTCAGCTCCCCGCCCAGCTCCGCCAGCCGCTTGCGCATCCCGTCGAGGCCGAACCCCGTCGACTCCCCGACCACGAACCCGGCCCCGTCGTCCGTGACCTCCAGCTCCACCCCGTACGGCTGTCGGGCCAGCACCACACCGACCGTGGACGCCCGCGCGTGCTTGCGCACATTGGCCAGCGACTCCTGGGTGCAGCGCAGCAGCGCGATCCGGGTCGGCTGGTCGCACTCGATGTCCGCCAGGTCCGCGTCGACCGCGAGCCCGGTGTCCTCCGCGAACCGGTCCAGGATCCGCCGCAGCGTCTGCGCCACCGAACCCGCGGCCACCTGCCCCTGCTGCTGCGCCGAACCGACCAGCTCCCGCGCCTCCGCGAGGTTCTCGCGCGCCGTGGACTCGATCGAGCGCAACTGCTGTGCACTGCGCGCCGGTTCGCTGTCGAGCCCGGCGCGCGCCGCCTCCGCCAGCACGATGATCGAGGCGAAGCCCTGTGCGAGCGTGTCATGGATGTCGCGTGCCATCCGCTCCCTCTCGTCGGCCGCCCCCTGACGCTGGTGCGCCTCGGACAGCTCGGCCTGTGTCTGCTCCAACTCGACGATCAGCCGCGCCCGTTCATGGCTCTGGGCGACGACCGAGTGCACCCACAGACCGATCAGCACCCCGACGGCCACCACGATCACCACCGGCACCAGCGTCTCCCCGAAGAACTTCGCCGAGTTCCCCAGCCGCAGCCAACTCCCGGTCAGCGTCGACCCGGTGGCCAGCCCCAGGAACAGGAGCGAGGCCCGGGGCGTACGGCTGAACATCCAGAAGTGCGGCAGCGTCACCATGAACAGCGTCCCGAAGGAGCTGCGCAGATACGCGAACACCCCGAGCCCGGCCACCAGCACCAGCAGATAAGTGTGCGGGCGCAGCACGGGGTTGTCCGGGAGCCGGTCGACCACCGCGTAGCACAGCATCAGGAAGCCCAGCAGCCCGAGCGCCCAGTACTTGCTCCCGCCGGGCCGGTCCATCGCGGCGAGCCCGACCGCCATCGCGGCGAACAGCACCCAGCACACCGCGTTCCAGCGACGGATCGTGGCGGCCCAGAAGGGATCGGTGGCCTGTCCGGCGGAAGTGGTCATACGGATCAACGTACGTCCGCCGCCACCGCGGAGACCTCCCGGTTTTCCCGTACGGGCCGGCGCACCCCGCGCGAGGGCCACCAGCTCGCCTCTCCGAGCAGCAGCATCGCCGCCGGCAGGATCAGCACCCGGATGACGAAGGCGTCGAGCAGCACGGCCGCCGCGAGCACGAACCCGATCTGCTTCATCTCGATGATGTGGAGGAAGACGAAGCTCGTGAAGACGGTCGTCATCACCGCCGCCGCGCTGGTCACCACGCTCGCCGAGCTGCGGATCCCGTC is drawn from Streptomyces liliifuscus and contains these coding sequences:
- a CDS encoding response regulator, with product MTPKTLRIVVVDDHTVMRAGVVALLASEPSIEIVGEAGDGRAALDLVAAHEPDLALVDLRMPVLDGVATTAEIVASHPRTRVLILTTYDTDAEIERGVEAGAIGYLLKDTTREQLVDAIHAAARGETVLAPRVAEKLVARMRRPAQPPLTAREADVLNAVADGLTNAEIGARLVIAEATVKTHLLRLFAKLDVNDRTRAVVVAMERGLLRRASGTGGSG
- the pepN gene encoding aminopeptidase N, with translation MPGENLSRDEARERAALLSVEGYEVSLDLRSAVGDTDAGPRTFRSVTTIRFRSAEPGATTFADLIAPSVTAVSLNGRDLDPGAVFDGSRILLEDLAEDNELVVDAQCAYSRTGEGMHRFVDPEDGEVYLYTQYEPADSRRVFANFEQPDLKAPFRFEVRAPEGWVVWSNGVGELADGVWKFAETKPISTYITAFVAGPYHYVTDSYERVFEDGTRLEIPLGAMCRKGLARHFDSDDVFLVTKQGLDFFHDHFDYPYPFGKYDQAFVPEYNLGAMENPGLVTFREEFIFRGRVTQASYERRANVILHEMAHMWFGDLVTMVWWDDLWLKESFADFMGTFSMVEATRFTNGWITFANNRKSWAYRADQLPSTHPITADIRDLEDAKLNFDGITYAKGASVLKQLVAYVGRDAFLEGARRYFKRNAYGNTRLGDLLSVLEETSGRDMATWSRSWLQTAGVNSLTPQVILNAEGRVTELAILQEAAESHPELRPHRVAVGLYRRSPDGAVERYARAEVDVEGPRTVVGELVGTEAPDLVLVNDDDLTYCKIRFDEGSLAALRDGLGDITDPLARALCWSALWNLTRDALMPARDFIDLVLRFAGRETDIGVLQMLHAWANSALTFYAAPGWREEGGRLLAEGALRELRLTEPGSQHQLTWARFFAAVASGEADLQLLQGLLEGTAKIDGLEVDQELRWAFLEPLAAHGVADEGVIAAELARDDTASGKRHQVRCLAARPSAAVKAQAWAAVVESDSLSNALVEATIAGFAQSSHRELTAAYASKYFEVIERVWGERSIQIGMDVVRGLFPSLQDSRETLSAADAWLAARGAAAPALRRLVLEARDDLARALRGQACDVGAAG
- a CDS encoding mycothiol-dependent nitroreductase Rv2466c family protein, encoding MSEQTAQTAGKTPVDFWFDPLCPWAWMTSRWVLEVEKVRDIKVRWHLMSLAVLNEDKLDDLPEEYREFLGTKAWGPVRVVIAAQEEHGPEVLGDLYTALGTRFHNQGEGPGKEIVAAALKDVGLPESLLDHWDETPYEPQLRASHKEGIDKVGQEVGTPVIAVPGSDGEQIAFFGPVVTPAPKGDEAGKLWDGTLMVASIPGFYEIKRTRTKGPDFSNL
- a CDS encoding CatB-related O-acetyltransferase, which translates into the protein MSVPADPTVLHPMPGQPRVVLLRPLVKSPLIEVGEYSYYDDPDDPTAFETRNVLYHYGPEKLVIGKFCALGTGVRFIMNGANHRMDGPSTFPFPTMGGSWAEHFDLLTGLPNRGDTVVGNDVWFGHGTTVMPGVRIGHGAIIGAGAVVTTDVPDYGIVGGNPARLIRTRFSDDEIDRLLAVAWWDWPAEHITGHVRTIMSGNIAELEAAAPDRA